A single Desulfovibrio piger DNA region contains:
- a CDS encoding polysaccharide deacetylase: MSKDRYVVLTVDTEALPNRAETDHVRRLIWGEHANGTAGVREISSIGNEFGAKHVFFVDMCGAYARRDEIEEVVRWLDHDGQDVEMHAHPEYLPKDFWPEFHFKYRPRFMNQYADDKDDFVIDYFGGMLAGILGRPLRAFRAGSFRWNAGTLRALAKYNIPLSFNNSMCAVNNQQCLHSLPTNIPFRWENGVIEIPMSEKYILPRLQKNWWARLQYPQSKFFRYRPWWASFLPGSVSHRTPFMVFLLHSWSLMYWDENGHGTYKDDARIEGYRSFLKCLTKDYDVITTAELLDLIQGGKIALTHTESMDKAELPASKKA, encoded by the coding sequence ATGAGCAAAGACAGATATGTCGTTCTGACAGTGGATACCGAAGCTCTGCCCAATCGGGCAGAAACGGATCATGTGCGCCGTCTGATCTGGGGCGAACATGCCAATGGTACGGCCGGTGTGCGCGAAATAAGTAGCATCGGCAATGAATTTGGTGCCAAGCATGTCTTTTTTGTGGATATGTGCGGTGCGTACGCACGGCGTGACGAAATTGAGGAAGTAGTACGCTGGCTGGACCATGACGGCCAGGATGTAGAGATGCACGCGCATCCCGAGTATCTGCCGAAAGACTTTTGGCCGGAGTTCCATTTCAAATACCGTCCGCGCTTCATGAACCAGTATGCGGATGACAAGGATGATTTTGTCATAGACTATTTCGGCGGCATGCTTGCCGGCATCCTCGGCAGGCCCCTGCGTGCGTTCCGCGCCGGCTCTTTCCGCTGGAACGCCGGGACCCTCCGCGCCCTGGCAAAGTACAACATTCCCCTGTCCTTCAATAACTCCATGTGCGCGGTCAACAATCAGCAGTGTCTGCACAGTCTGCCGACCAATATCCCCTTCCGCTGGGAAAACGGGGTGATAGAAATCCCCATGTCGGAAAAATACATCTTGCCCCGGTTGCAAAAAAACTGGTGGGCAAGGCTCCAGTATCCGCAGTCGAAATTCTTCCGCTATCGTCCCTGGTGGGCATCGTTTCTACCGGGCAGCGTCAGCCACCGGACGCCGTTCATGGTCTTTCTGCTGCACTCTTGGTCGCTGATGTACTGGGACGAGAACGGTCACGGTACCTACAAGGACGATGCACGCATTGAAGGCTATCGCAGCTTTTTGAAGTGCCTGACAAAAGACTATGACGTCATCACTACGGCGGAACTGCTGGACCTGATCCAGGGCGGCAAAATTGCCCTCACGCATACCGAGTCCATGGACAAAGCCGAACTCCCGGCAAGCAAGAAGGCCTGA
- a CDS encoding DUF1778 domain-containing protein, with product MSTATEVINVRIPAAQKALIDSAAQLLGKSRTAFILDLAVRHAEDVLAEKTHFQLSSEQWDAFTQALDTPVRPDPALAQLLNTSAPWDK from the coding sequence ATGAGTACAGCTACCGAAGTCATCAATGTGCGTATTCCCGCTGCGCAGAAGGCACTCATTGACAGCGCAGCCCAGTTGCTGGGCAAGTCGCGCACGGCCTTTATTCTGGATCTGGCCGTACGACATGCCGAGGACGTTCTGGCGGAAAAGACGCATTTCCAGCTTTCATCGGAACAGTGGGATGCCTTCACGCAAGCGCTGGACACTCCTGTGCGGCCTGATCCTGCTCTTGCCCAGTTGTTGAATACTTCTGCGCCCTGGGACAAGTAG
- a CDS encoding glycosyltransferase family 4 protein yields MQNPFSQLHSCLTKSLLQLLLHRAKPGRPVTPVPGRILYVAASCLPYHVSGYTSRTHELLCALKESGADLRVITRTGYPWDRRDSLCLPEAEYTLRDGMRYVHARTPRNNRLTAIYAAQAATVLERYARQEGVACIHAASNHVNALPALLAARRLGIPFQYEMRGLWELTRIARQPAFAQSHNFKLGLALEGFVASHADRVFVISTQLGRYAREHWGIPEDRLHLLPNCVDAGRICPTHLPAEPLTIGYAGSLINYEGLDTLLHALRQLRQSGMATRLEIAGHGEAHEALEHLTTELGLDDAVRFYGRLSPEDARARLSRCTLVCIPRRPFTVCKIVPPLKLAEAMALEKPVIVPDLPLFHDEAGDAGCFFRPGDAAHLAQVLATALENPERCATMARKGRERIISCRQWKHFVPYILGEEICLVR; encoded by the coding sequence ATGCAAAATCCCTTTTCACAGCTGCACAGCTGCCTGACAAAGAGTTTGCTCCAGTTGCTGCTGCACCGGGCAAAGCCCGGGCGTCCTGTGACGCCGGTGCCTGGACGCATCCTGTATGTGGCGGCCAGCTGTCTGCCCTATCATGTCAGCGGCTATACCTCGCGTACGCATGAACTGTTGTGCGCCCTGAAAGAGAGTGGCGCTGATCTGCGCGTCATCACCCGCACGGGCTATCCCTGGGACAGGCGCGACAGCCTCTGCCTGCCCGAAGCGGAATACACTCTGCGGGACGGCATGCGCTATGTCCATGCCCGCACTCCGCGCAATAACCGCTTGACCGCCATCTATGCAGCGCAGGCGGCCACCGTGCTGGAGCGTTACGCCCGGCAGGAGGGTGTGGCCTGTATCCATGCCGCGTCCAACCATGTCAACGCCCTGCCCGCGCTCCTGGCCGCCCGGCGTCTGGGTATCCCCTTCCAGTACGAGATGCGCGGCCTGTGGGAGCTAACCCGCATCGCGCGGCAACCAGCCTTCGCGCAGTCGCACAACTTCAAGCTCGGTCTGGCGCTGGAAGGCTTTGTGGCATCCCATGCTGACAGAGTCTTTGTCATTTCCACCCAGCTCGGCCGCTATGCGCGGGAACATTGGGGCATCCCCGAAGACCGCCTGCACCTGTTGCCCAACTGCGTGGATGCCGGGCGCATTTGCCCCACGCATCTGCCCGCAGAGCCGCTCACCATCGGTTATGCGGGTTCACTCATCAACTATGAGGGGCTGGATACCCTGCTCCATGCCCTGCGCCAGCTGCGGCAGTCCGGCATGGCGACGCGTCTGGAGATCGCGGGACACGGGGAAGCCCACGAAGCCCTGGAACATTTGACAACGGAACTTGGCCTTGATGACGCCGTGCGCTTTTACGGCAGGCTTTCACCGGAAGATGCCCGCGCCCGCCTTTCCCGCTGTACACTGGTCTGCATCCCGCGCAGGCCATTCACAGTTTGCAAAATCGTCCCCCCCCTCAAGCTGGCTGAAGCCATGGCTCTGGAAAAACCTGTCATTGTCCCGGATCTTCCTCTTTTCCACGATGAAGCCGGAGATGCGGGCTGTTTTTTCCGCCCGGGAGACGCCGCCCATCTGGCACAGGTGCTGGCCACCGCCCTTGAAAATCCCGAACGCTGCGCCACGATGGCCCGCAAGGGCAGGGAACGCATCATCTCATGCCGCCAGTGGAAACACTTCGTCCCGTACATCCTCGGAGAAGAGATATGCTTGGTGCGTTGA
- a CDS encoding glycosyltransferase — MSNLLSTLFFPVNGSGMGHLTRCLAYARRLRKRTECTFFSLSSAMEVVEEMGFTGDYFVSPFWSANTTYDWNCELAVRFGMMLERTRPDVVVFDGTWPFQGFLAACRAYGRPLKLVWSNRGLLKKNAKTVPVDKSLFDLLIRPGELGSTPGEEHTPEGVRQLHVPPVLLLDDDDILSRAAAREQLGLRPEGRYALFSLGPGNLKDVSGPGLRLVREVQDAGFTAVWACAPISVRDVELPATVQPLSSYPLARYLRAFDVFVGAAGYNTCCEVAQAQIPSLIVPNTLLADDQMARARMLAAHAPVVVNPCETELDAQTAVRQLLARTEQKDNVSCALALNGADLAAEAIWQLAQQ, encoded by the coding sequence ATGAGTAACCTTCTCTCTACCCTCTTCTTCCCCGTCAACGGCTCGGGTATGGGCCATCTGACGCGCTGTCTGGCCTATGCCCGCCGTTTGCGGAAGAGGACGGAGTGTACCTTTTTCTCCCTGTCGTCAGCCATGGAAGTGGTGGAAGAGATGGGCTTTACAGGGGACTATTTTGTCTCGCCCTTCTGGTCTGCCAATACCACCTACGACTGGAACTGCGAGCTGGCCGTGCGCTTCGGTATGATGCTGGAGCGCACCCGGCCGGATGTGGTGGTTTTTGACGGCACATGGCCCTTTCAGGGCTTTCTGGCGGCCTGCCGGGCCTACGGACGCCCGCTCAAGCTGGTCTGGTCCAATCGGGGCTTGCTGAAAAAAAACGCAAAAACCGTCCCCGTGGACAAAAGCCTCTTTGACCTGCTGATCCGGCCCGGCGAGCTGGGCAGCACGCCCGGGGAGGAACACACGCCGGAGGGGGTACGCCAGCTGCATGTGCCTCCGGTGCTGCTGCTGGATGATGACGACATCCTGTCCCGGGCCGCAGCCCGGGAACAGCTGGGGCTGCGGCCGGAAGGACGGTATGCCCTGTTCTCCCTCGGGCCGGGCAACCTCAAGGACGTGAGCGGGCCGGGCCTGCGCCTTGTACGGGAAGTTCAGGATGCCGGCTTTACTGCGGTTTGGGCCTGCGCGCCCATTTCCGTGCGGGATGTGGAACTGCCCGCCACGGTGCAGCCGCTGTCCTCCTATCCGTTGGCACGCTATCTGCGGGCGTTTGATGTGTTTGTGGGGGCAGCGGGCTACAATACCTGCTGCGAGGTGGCGCAGGCGCAGATCCCCAGCCTGATCGTCCCCAACACCTTGCTGGCGGATGATCAGATGGCGCGGGCGCGCATGCTGGCGGCACATGCGCCGGTGGTGGTCAACCCGTGCGAGACGGAGCTGGATGCCCAAACAGCAGTCCGACAGCTGCTGGCGCGTACGGAACAGAAAGATAACGTTTCCTGCGCCCTCGCTCTCAACGGGGCCGATCTTGCCGCCGAAGCTATTTGGCAACTGGCACAGCAGTGA
- a CDS encoding GNAT family N-acetyltransferase produces MKISAPCHLEAHHHLESFCCGESLLDTWLKTRARKNEASGASRTYVITRSNDVIGYYSLAVGSVSHALVPGRIRRNMPDPIPVMLLARLAVDTSLQGQGIGRALLRDAILRTEQAAHIAGIRAILVHALHERAKVFYKGCGFTPSPINELTLMLPLSVVRASMGSR; encoded by the coding sequence ATGAAGATTTCCGCGCCCTGTCATCTGGAAGCGCATCACCATCTGGAGTCCTTCTGTTGCGGCGAGTCCCTGCTGGATACCTGGCTCAAGACGCGAGCCCGCAAAAATGAAGCCAGTGGAGCCAGCCGTACCTATGTCATTACGCGTTCCAATGACGTGATTGGTTATTACTCGCTGGCAGTGGGGAGCGTCAGCCACGCGCTCGTGCCGGGAAGAATCCGTCGTAATATGCCTGATCCCATCCCTGTCATGTTGCTGGCCCGCCTTGCTGTGGATACGTCTCTTCAAGGACAGGGCATAGGCCGCGCTCTGCTGCGGGATGCCATTTTGCGCACGGAACAGGCAGCGCACATTGCGGGTATACGGGCCATTCTAGTCCATGCCCTGCATGAGCGTGCCAAAGTTTTTTACAAGGGATGCGGCTTCACCCCTTCGCCCATCAATGAACTGACGCTTATGCTGCCCCTGTCCGTGGTGCGGGCCAGCATGGGCAGTCGATAG
- a CDS encoding nucleotide sugar dehydrogenase: protein MSIFEGLIYKKQFIAIVGLGYVGLPLAVAFSRHMNVIGFDINAGRIEELRKGHDRTNEVTDEALAAATIEYTCDPADLARAAVIIVAVPTPIDEHRSPDLTPVVGASHTVGRHMPRGCVVVYESTVYPGLTEEICVPILEQESGLTCGTDFTVGYSPERINPGDKVHTLETIKKIVSGSDQATADLLAQVYGSVVRAGIHRASSIKVAEAAKVIENTQRDLNIALMNELAIIFERLGIDTLEVLEAAGTKWNFLPFRPGLVGGHCIGVDPYYLTFKAEEMGFHPEVILAGRRTNDNMGKYVAECLVKRLIRNGNVVSGARVGILGFTFKENVPDLRNTRVVDVIRELREYNVVTLVHDAEADPAEALREYGQELVDLDQLRDLDAVLLAVSHKAYAAMTPEDIKARCKDGDKAVLMDVKGFFDPQAMRAAGIDYWRL, encoded by the coding sequence ATGAGTATTTTTGAAGGACTTATATATAAGAAGCAATTCATAGCAATCGTAGGTCTGGGCTATGTGGGCCTGCCCCTGGCCGTGGCCTTTTCCCGCCATATGAACGTGATCGGTTTCGACATCAACGCCGGCCGCATCGAAGAACTGCGCAAAGGTCACGACCGCACCAACGAAGTGACCGACGAGGCCCTGGCCGCCGCCACGATCGAATACACCTGCGACCCCGCCGACCTGGCCCGGGCCGCCGTGATCATCGTGGCCGTGCCCACGCCCATCGACGAGCACCGCTCCCCCGACCTCACCCCCGTGGTGGGCGCCAGCCACACCGTGGGCCGCCACATGCCCAGGGGCTGCGTGGTGGTCTATGAATCCACGGTCTACCCCGGCCTCACCGAAGAGATCTGCGTGCCCATCCTGGAGCAGGAATCGGGCCTCACCTGCGGCACGGACTTCACCGTGGGCTACTCGCCGGAACGCATCAACCCCGGCGACAAGGTCCACACCCTGGAGACCATCAAGAAGATCGTCTCCGGCTCCGACCAGGCCACGGCCGACCTGCTGGCCCAGGTCTACGGCTCCGTGGTCAGGGCGGGCATCCACCGCGCCTCCAGCATCAAGGTGGCCGAGGCCGCCAAGGTCATCGAGAACACCCAGCGCGACCTGAACATCGCCCTCATGAACGAGCTGGCCATCATCTTCGAGCGCCTGGGCATCGACACCCTCGAAGTGCTGGAAGCCGCCGGCACCAAGTGGAATTTCCTGCCCTTCCGTCCCGGTCTGGTGGGCGGCCACTGCATCGGCGTGGACCCCTACTACCTGACCTTCAAGGCCGAGGAGATGGGCTTCCACCCCGAAGTCATCCTGGCCGGCCGCCGCACCAACGACAACATGGGCAAATATGTGGCCGAGTGCCTGGTCAAGCGCCTGATCAGGAACGGCAACGTGGTCAGCGGCGCGCGCGTGGGCATTCTGGGCTTCACCTTCAAGGAGAACGTGCCCGACCTGCGCAACACCCGCGTGGTGGACGTGATCCGCGAGCTCAGGGAATACAACGTGGTGACGCTGGTGCATGACGCCGAGGCCGACCCGGCCGAGGCCCTGCGCGAATACGGGCAGGAACTGGTGGATCTGGACCAGCTGCGCGATCTGGACGCCGTGCTGCTGGCCGTGAGCCACAAGGCCTACGCCGCCATGACGCCCGAGGACATCAAGGCCCGCTGCAAGGACGGCGACAAGGCCGTGCTCATGGACGTAAAGGGCTTCTTCGACCCGCAGGCCATGCGTGCCGCGGGCATCGACTACTGGAGACTGTAA
- a CDS encoding CgeB family protein, whose protein sequence is MLGALIRTIGHFVYHHPVVPQDTLRPGPFGRLKIALVTDFFTAVSLSVDTRVRCMTPQNYKDILRNWRPDLVFVESAFHGVAGEWRYMLAKQPRYINWYRPGAIFALVRYARDLGIPTVFWNKDDGAFFDAFIDVARNNFQHVFTTDSSCVPRYRKEVPPDTTVGVLSMPYQPAFHHFTGFSFVRNEACFVGSYYRYILNGRRQFLDMIFEACKRIAMPLHVYDRNSNRLSHFLEFRFPADAGLHLHPRVPYTETGAVYKHYAISLNVNSITDSETMYSRRLLEILACGGILVTNSSPVVERYFRDFCHIVHDAPQARELLTRLAAGPAPEDKERAAAGAAYVRSLHTWQHRLEQLADTVNF, encoded by the coding sequence ATGCTTGGTGCGTTGATCCGTACCATAGGACATTTTGTCTATCACCATCCTGTCGTCCCGCAGGACACACTTCGCCCAGGTCCCTTCGGCCGCCTCAAGATCGCGCTTGTGACGGATTTTTTTACGGCCGTCAGCCTGTCTGTCGATACCCGTGTCCGCTGTATGACGCCACAGAACTATAAGGATATCCTCCGCAACTGGCGTCCTGACCTTGTGTTCGTAGAGTCTGCATTTCATGGTGTTGCAGGGGAATGGCGCTACATGCTCGCCAAGCAGCCCCGCTATATCAACTGGTACAGGCCAGGTGCCATCTTCGCTCTGGTCAGGTATGCCCGGGATTTGGGGATTCCCACGGTATTTTGGAACAAGGATGACGGTGCTTTTTTTGATGCCTTTATTGATGTGGCGCGTAATAATTTCCAGCATGTCTTTACGACTGACAGCAGCTGTGTGCCGCGTTATCGGAAGGAAGTTCCCCCCGATACGACGGTCGGCGTCCTGTCTATGCCCTACCAGCCGGCGTTCCACCACTTCACAGGCTTTTCCTTTGTCAGGAACGAGGCCTGTTTCGTTGGCAGTTATTACAGGTATATCCTTAACGGAAGACGACAGTTCCTGGACATGATCTTCGAGGCATGTAAACGCATCGCCATGCCCCTTCATGTGTATGACAGGAACAGCAACAGGCTGTCCCACTTCCTTGAGTTCCGTTTTCCTGCCGATGCTGGCCTGCATCTGCATCCGCGAGTGCCCTATACGGAAACAGGGGCGGTATACAAGCATTACGCAATCTCGCTCAACGTCAATTCCATCACGGATTCCGAAACCATGTACTCGCGACGCCTGCTGGAGATCCTTGCCTGCGGTGGTATCCTCGTCACCAACAGCAGTCCGGTTGTAGAACGCTATTTTCGGGATTTTTGCCATATTGTGCATGATGCCCCTCAGGCACGGGAGCTGCTTACCCGCCTGGCCGCAGGCCCTGCCCCTGAAGACAAGGAGAGGGCAGCGGCCGGTGCGGCCTACGTCCGCAGCCTTCATACCTGGCAACACAGGCTTGAACAGCTGGCAGATACCGTCAACTTTTAA
- a CDS encoding SDR family NAD(P)-dependent oxidoreductase has product MFFLIVQAVIAIMAVLFLLYTLLEARSVRNANKNQAVHFITMSSSSASDIAEWPMVSVLLPVYNEKRIVHKIIDAACALQYPRERLEILLLDDSTDETYELAEKRVARYHAKGVPIRHARREKRIGYKAGNLRFGLTLACGDFIAIFDADCLPPADFLLKVMPCFADDRVGFLQTGIEHVNRNATFLTRFQAMEAGHKEDVTSGLSREGLMASLTGTSCVWRRSCIEAIGGISTATITEDVDMGYAAQLENWKYVWLRDVTSKAEFPESMAAFRVQRQRWARGLIQNAARHVRQMFATSMPLLARLYALSLMFSSLLLAAFFCVLLLCLPVGLLFRPGLFFHVCCTLFLGAAIIWAWYNTANGSQGASFIRRLGSAFGYVIMHFPLSLYYFSAAVQVAAGIDGSFHRTPKGCGRQKIRHPAINRRLVWLEAFSLCYGLASFSVGLWDENYWISLYSGLASSGFSLTLFFSWSDHRKRFQPGSVLITGATGALGSALALEYAAPGMQLVLLGRRQGVLEDLAVRCQAKGADVQTHALDLRKTDELRRWISACCAEHTPDLIIANAGLNTNIGPHGKGEPFTDVRSLVEVNLLSVMALVDGALPALRKRGGGQLAIVSSLAAYYGLPATPTYCATKAGLKAYGTSLRGWLRSEHIRVSVILPGYVSSPMCAAMPGPKPFLWQPERAARRIRRGLALDRARISFPFPLNLGIWGLSLLPACLAMPIARMFGYDR; this is encoded by the coding sequence ATGTTTTTTTTGATCGTGCAGGCAGTCATCGCTATTATGGCAGTCCTGTTTCTTCTCTATACGCTTCTTGAGGCTCGCTCCGTACGCAATGCCAACAAGAATCAAGCAGTGCACTTTATCACCATGTCTTCCTCCTCTGCTTCAGACATCGCAGAGTGGCCTATGGTCAGCGTGCTTTTGCCTGTCTACAACGAAAAACGAATCGTCCATAAGATCATTGACGCCGCCTGCGCCCTGCAATATCCCCGGGAACGTCTGGAAATCCTGCTGTTGGACGACTCCACAGACGAGACCTATGAGCTGGCGGAAAAACGCGTCGCCCGCTACCATGCCAAAGGTGTCCCCATCAGACACGCACGGCGGGAAAAACGCATTGGATACAAAGCGGGCAATCTCAGGTTCGGTCTGACCCTGGCCTGCGGCGACTTCATCGCCATCTTTGACGCGGACTGCCTGCCTCCCGCTGACTTCCTGCTCAAGGTCATGCCCTGCTTTGCGGATGACAGGGTAGGTTTCCTCCAGACCGGTATCGAACATGTCAACAGAAACGCCACCTTTCTAACGCGTTTCCAGGCTATGGAGGCCGGACACAAGGAAGACGTGACCTCGGGGCTCTCCCGGGAGGGCCTCATGGCATCGCTCACCGGGACGTCCTGCGTCTGGCGCCGGAGCTGTATCGAGGCCATCGGCGGTATCAGCACGGCGACCATTACGGAAGATGTGGATATGGGCTATGCAGCGCAACTGGAAAACTGGAAATACGTCTGGCTGCGCGATGTGACCTCCAAAGCCGAATTCCCCGAATCAATGGCAGCCTTTCGTGTGCAGCGCCAGCGCTGGGCACGGGGACTCATTCAGAATGCCGCGCGGCATGTACGGCAGATGTTCGCGACTTCCATGCCTCTTCTGGCACGACTGTACGCACTCTCACTCATGTTCTCCTCCCTGCTCCTGGCCGCCTTTTTCTGCGTCCTGCTGCTCTGCCTGCCTGTGGGCCTGCTGTTCCGGCCTGGTCTTTTTTTCCACGTCTGCTGTACCCTCTTTCTGGGAGCAGCTATCATCTGGGCCTGGTACAATACAGCCAACGGCAGCCAAGGAGCTTCCTTTATCCGGCGTCTCGGCAGTGCCTTCGGCTATGTCATCATGCACTTTCCCCTTTCCCTTTATTACTTCAGTGCTGCCGTCCAAGTAGCCGCAGGGATCGACGGCTCGTTCCATCGGACTCCCAAGGGCTGTGGCCGCCAGAAGATACGCCATCCTGCCATCAACAGACGGCTCGTCTGGCTGGAAGCATTTTCTCTGTGCTATGGGCTTGCCTCTTTCAGTGTAGGACTATGGGACGAGAATTACTGGATATCCCTCTACAGCGGCCTTGCCTCCTCCGGTTTTTCCCTCACGCTATTCTTTTCGTGGAGTGATCATAGAAAGCGCTTCCAGCCAGGGAGTGTGCTCATTACAGGGGCGACCGGGGCGCTGGGCAGCGCTCTGGCGCTGGAATACGCGGCTCCAGGCATGCAGCTCGTGCTGCTCGGACGGCGACAGGGTGTTCTGGAAGATCTTGCCGTGCGCTGCCAGGCCAAAGGAGCCGATGTCCAGACACATGCTCTTGACCTGCGCAAAACCGATGAGCTCCGCCGCTGGATATCTGCCTGCTGCGCGGAACACACGCCGGATCTCATCATTGCCAATGCGGGGCTGAACACCAATATCGGCCCACACGGCAAAGGAGAACCTTTTACCGATGTCAGGAGTCTGGTGGAAGTCAACCTGCTTTCCGTCATGGCTCTGGTGGATGGGGCGCTGCCCGCCTTGCGTAAAAGAGGCGGCGGCCAGCTCGCCATCGTGAGTTCCCTTGCAGCCTACTACGGTCTGCCTGCAACGCCGACCTACTGCGCCACCAAAGCAGGTCTTAAAGCCTACGGCACTTCTCTGCGCGGCTGGCTGCGCTCTGAGCACATCCGTGTCAGCGTGATCCTGCCAGGCTATGTGTCCTCTCCCATGTGTGCGGCCATGCCGGGCCCCAAACCCTTCCTCTGGCAGCCGGAACGCGCCGCCCGGCGCATCCGGCGCGGCCTTGCGCTTGACCGGGCACGCATCTCCTTTCCTTTCCCGCTCAATCTCGGGATATGGGGACTGTCGCTCCTGCCCGCCTGTCTGGCCATGCCCATAGCAAGGATGTTCGGCTATGATCGTTGA
- a CDS encoding LTA synthase family protein yields MIVDSAFLQVWTTGFMGLILSVAIERFLHPRPRFFRPGSAWLLHICLWCFCYTLFILILGRPWCALVAVSAILITLTVVSNAKYKSLREPFIAQDYDYFLDTLRFPRLYLPFLGLKNFCLAALFFVLALLGFWMEEPPASRFSLQGQLGGSLVLLLGTAVLLSRQRNHASLAVFDPEKDLQTLGLLPSLWLYALASRTLPHVRSPFASATVTTRPRPHLIVIQSESFFDARHLFAGIRPDILQTFDALRMEAACYGPLDVPAWGANTIRTEFSFLTGIAAQALGVHRFNPYRAIARGWSVDALPLFLKKMGYRTVCVHPYWGNFYGRKYVLPRLGFDTFLDIGAFQGAQRAGAYISDIEVAKKILALLKGATDPLFIFAITMENHGPLQFDHIPDMKVEKFYSTPLNKIYKDLDNYLYHLKNADTMLSMLHTTFNKLSLPISFCFYGDHVPIMPEVYKNLRDPKEVPYFLWKNLYARDIQQKLYHSSTILGTEHHLQIHDLSLKLLIENNIFIQH; encoded by the coding sequence ATGATCGTTGACAGTGCCTTCCTGCAGGTGTGGACAACGGGCTTCATGGGACTCATTCTTTCCGTTGCCATAGAACGTTTTTTACATCCCCGGCCCCGATTCTTTCGTCCTGGCAGCGCATGGCTGCTGCATATCTGCCTGTGGTGCTTCTGCTATACGCTCTTTATCCTGATTCTCGGACGACCATGGTGCGCCCTCGTTGCAGTATCGGCCATTCTGATAACGCTGACGGTCGTCAGTAATGCAAAATACAAAAGTCTGCGAGAACCTTTTATTGCTCAGGACTATGATTATTTCCTTGATACGCTACGCTTTCCCCGTCTGTATCTACCCTTTCTCGGGCTGAAGAATTTCTGCCTGGCGGCCTTGTTTTTTGTACTGGCGCTGCTGGGTTTCTGGATGGAAGAGCCTCCCGCGTCCCGTTTCTCGCTTCAGGGCCAGCTTGGTGGATCCCTTGTCCTGCTGCTGGGCACAGCGGTTCTGCTCTCGCGGCAGCGCAATCATGCCTCGCTTGCTGTCTTTGACCCGGAAAAGGATTTGCAGACCCTGGGGCTCCTGCCGTCACTCTGGCTCTATGCCCTGGCCTCACGCACGTTGCCTCATGTGCGGTCGCCCTTTGCCTCTGCGACCGTGACGACGCGTCCGCGTCCTCACCTGATCGTCATACAGAGCGAATCCTTTTTCGATGCCCGTCACCTGTTTGCGGGTATCCGGCCTGATATCCTGCAGACTTTTGATGCGTTGCGCATGGAAGCTGCTTGTTACGGCCCCCTGGATGTGCCCGCTTGGGGGGCCAATACCATACGCACAGAATTTTCCTTTCTGACGGGGATTGCCGCGCAGGCTCTTGGCGTTCACCGTTTCAATCCCTACCGGGCCATTGCGCGTGGATGGTCGGTAGACGCCCTGCCCCTGTTCCTGAAAAAAATGGGCTACCGTACTGTCTGCGTTCACCCCTACTGGGGAAATTTCTACGGACGAAAATACGTCTTGCCGCGTCTGGGATTTGATACCTTCCTTGATATCGGCGCATTTCAGGGAGCACAGCGAGCAGGAGCCTACATCAGTGACATAGAAGTAGCCAAGAAGATCCTTGCCCTTTTGAAAGGCGCCACAGACCCTCTTTTTATATTTGCGATCACTATGGAGAATCACGGTCCTTTGCAATTTGACCATATACCAGACATGAAAGTTGAAAAATTTTATTCAACACCACTCAATAAAATATATAAAGATCTCGACAATTATCTTTATCATCTCAAAAATGCAGACACAATGTTATCTATGTTGCACACGACATTTAATAAATTATCACTACCTATTTCCTTCTGTTTTTACGGTGATCACGTTCCTATCATGCCTGAAGTTTATAAAAATCTCCGAGATCCAAAAGAGGTACCGTATTTCTTATGGAAAAACCTATATGCACGCGATATTCAACAGAAATTATATCACTCTTCAACAATACTGGGCACGGAGCACCATCTCCAAATTCATGACCTATCATTAAAATTGTTAATAGAAAACAACATATTTATTCAGCATTAG
- a CDS encoding helix-turn-helix domain-containing protein encodes MTTLGKRIRAVRGSRSQNVFANFLGISKGALVNYEHDRSSPNAKILMTICVLEHIEIKWLLTGEGPRYQGGVGDKPNDVPPRDYDGQPIQLPGCPHCTWMEKLIEKMEEDRRYLLLENKKLLIDNTILHNNIHHN; translated from the coding sequence ATGACGACTCTTGGAAAACGTATTCGCGCTGTTCGTGGCAGCCGCTCTCAAAACGTCTTTGCTAATTTTTTGGGTATCAGCAAAGGTGCCTTGGTCAACTATGAACATGACAGAAGCTCGCCCAATGCAAAAATTCTTATGACGATCTGCGTATTGGAGCATATTGAAATCAAATGGCTCCTTACGGGAGAAGGTCCCAGATATCAGGGGGGAGTGGGAGACAAACCTAATGACGTTCCTCCCCGTGACTATGATGGACAACCTATCCAGTTGCCGGGATGTCCACACTGTACGTGGATGGAAAAGCTCATTGAAAAAATGGAAGAAGATAGACGCTATCTTTTACTTGAAAACAAAAAGCTCCTTATTGATAATACTATCCTACATAACAATATACATCATAATTGA